The nucleotide sequence ATGGGGGCTGGAAAGTCAACTGTAGGCACTCGCTTGGCTAGAAAGCTTAAGGTTTCTTTTTATGATACTGATAATCTAGTTCAAGATATGGCTGGTTGTTCAATAGATGATATATTTAAATATGCTGGAGAGGCTTTCTTTCGTGCTAAAGAAAGACAAGTTGTTGAAGAGCTTCTTAACTTAACAAATTGCATTATATCAACAGGCGGTGAGGCTTTTATTGATCCTACCAATCGTAAACTTATAAAAGAAAAATCTGTGTCCATCTGGCTTAGAGCTGATTATGATACTATTTTAGAACGCGTTTCTCGTAGGAATACTAGACCTACTTTGAGAGATGGTAACAAAGCAGATCTTGTGGATAAGCTTATAAAAGAGAACTATCCAATCTATGAGGAAGCAGATATTTGTGTTAACAGCGGTAATGGCCCGCATATGCTGATAGTTGATGATATTATAAAAAAAGTTGCTGCTCTAGTTTAGTAAACGTCATCACTCAAAAATTTCATCCATGCTCTATTGCGCAGACGATTAAATGCTGAAGTAGAAATCTTTAAGGTGTGTAGGGACTCACCTCGGTTATGTTGTAAGGGATATAGGTTAGAATCTTCTCTGAGGATTTTATGAATTAGGGGGTAGCTTTCTATATTAGGGCTTGTAAATCCTGTAGAATTAGCTATTTGGGCATTAATCTCTGGACGCATAAGGAAGTCCATAAATTTATAAGCATTTTCTTTATTAGCTGCAGAAACTGGGATAGCCATTAAATCTAAAGTCATTACAGATCCTTCTTTAGGTAAAATATATCTAATATCTAGATTATTTCCAGATTGTTCAGACATTTTTTTAGCATGTCTAATGTCCCCTGAATAACCAATGACCAAACAATTATCACCACTGGCTAAATTATTGAAATATAATGTTCCATTTATGTTATTTACAAAGGGACGAATTCCATGGAGAACTTCAAAGGCCTTTTTTAAGTCTTCCTCTGATTCACTATTTGGATCAAGTCCTAAGTATATAAGGGCCAATGCAAAAATCTCTTCTGAAGAATCCAGCATCTCTACACCACATTTGGCAAAATTCTTAACTATGTTGGGGTCAAAGACCATGTTAAGGCTATCAAGAGGGGCATTTGGCATTATTTCTATAATTTCTTTATGATTATAACCAATACCAACGGTATCAACCATAAAAGGAGCGGCGTAATTTTCGCTATTATTTGCTTCTTTTTCGAAAGCAATTACCTTCTCGTCAATATACTTATAGTTTTTAAGTTTAGAGTGATCTAAAGCTTGGAACAAACCAAATTGCACTTGGCGCATAAAGAATGGAGCTAAGGCTGGCAGAGTTAGATCGTAATCATTATTAATAGAAATGATTTTTGCCTCTAATGCGTATTGACTATCTACATAATCTAAATTGACTTTAATTCCAGATTCTTGTTCAAATTGTTTTATGATAGCTGGGCTAATATAACCAGCCCAGGTAAGAAAGTTTACCTCACCACCGGATTTTGCTACAGCTAAAAATGGCACTAAAATAAGTAGTAATAAAAGGTTTCTCACCTGAATAATATTTTATTTAATAATCTTTTTTAAAGAATATCATAGTTAAAGATGGCTATCAAGAGGGGGTTAATGAAGCGTATAATGTTATTCGTCTTTATACTCTACTCATAATTGCCAATTACTTTGAATCCTAAGTTTTGATATATTTTATATCTAGAATTAGAAGAGGAAGAAAGACAAGCGTAGCTAGAGCCATTTACTTAATTTTGTTATATAGAATCACTCTCTGTTTTGGATACCAACTCTATCAGTTTATTAATATCTAGAATTATCACTAAGTCATCTTCATTCAAAGAAGGATGAATGCCTAAAGATATTTTTTTCCATAATTCACCTAAATTATCTGGAGTTTTTACTAAAGAATCTGTAGAGAACTCCCTTACTTCTTTAACTTCATCAACTGTAAAACTAAAGGTATCTTTAATGCAGTCTAAAATTATACATCTTTCAAGATTGTTATTTTTTGAAGTATTATTGATACCTAATAATAATTTTATATCTAGATCTGTAACTATTTTTCCTCTTACATTAATTGATCCTTTTATTTCTTTGGGAGATAGTGGAATAGGAAAAATTTTCTGAGGCAATAATACATCAATTATATGCTGTGTTGGAATACCAAATTCTTGATTACCCAATTTTATAATTACTATTTTTTGTAAATCACTGTTTACCATTTTTAAGTACCTGTAAGTAAAGAATCAATAGTCGTAATTAATTCTGAATGATTAGATTTGGGAATGAAGTCTTTTATAATCCCACTTGCGGCTTCTTTAGTTTTTTTAGGTAATTTTACTATTGAAATTAAGCTGATAATTGGAATATTTTGTGATTTTGAGTTTTCTTTACATTGTTTTGCTAACTCTAAGCCATCCATATTAGGCATATCAAAATCTGTTATAATTAAATTAAAGTCTAGATCTTCTTCTTTTATTAAGCCTAGTGCTTCTTGGCCATTTTTTGTAGGTGATACGTTATATCCTTCTGATCTTAGCAATGAAGTAATTAATTTACGGAAATAAGGGCTATCCTCAACTAATAAAATTTTATATTTAGAATTCTCAGAGTTAACTGAGTCTTCTGAAGTAAAAAATAATTTATCAAAATAACTATTAACGTCAATAATATCTGTGGTCTTCCCATCTAGGACCAAAGTGGATATATTATCTAAACTACTATTCATTTTGTCTTCTATGTTTTGCTCAACTATTTCTATAATTTTTTCTACTACTAAACCAATCAGGTGCTCGTCATTATCTAATACTATAACTAATTGCTTTTTATTTTTAGAGATTTGATGATTCGGATCAAGTGATTCTACATACATTAATGTATCTCGGTATTGGATTACTTTATTACCTTTAATAATTTCCAATTTGGTCATGTCTATTTCTTCTATCCTGGAAACTAACTCTAAAGGGATAGCTTTATATTCTTCTCCAAATTTAACTAGAAGAAAACTAGATAATATATCCTCATGAGCTTCTTCTTTTGTGTTTTGTTCTATTTCAGTATGAGTCAAAGAAACTTGTTCTGTAATCCCGTTAAGATCAAGTATTATGATGATTTCTCCGTTACCAAGAACTGTTATGCCTGAATATAGCTTTATAGATTTCAAGACTGATGATGTGGGTTTTAACACTATCTCTTCTGTGTCATATATATTATCTACAATAATACCAAAGTTAATATTATTTATGCTGCAGACTATAACATAGTATTCTTGCTTCTCCTTAGGTTTTTGTAGTTGTAAAATCTCTGATAACGTCACTAATGGTAATAAAGACTCACGTAATCGTAAAATTTTATGATTACTAATTTCTTCGATTTGTTGTTCGGACTCTTCGTTAATCAAAATCATTTCAAGAATATTGTTTTGAGGGATGCCAAATTTTTGCCCTTCTGTATCTATTATTAAAACAGGCATAATTGCTAAAGTTAATGGAATTTTAATAATGAAGGTAGAGCCTTTTCCTGTTACTGATTTAAGTTCAACGCTGCCCCGAATTTTATCAATATTATTTTTCACCACATCCATTCCAACGCCCCTACCAGATACGGAGGTTATAGCTGCGGATGTTGAAAATCCGGCTTTAAAAATGTATTGTATTATTTGTTGTTCAGAAAGAGCTTCAAGCTCCTTTTCTGTAGCTAAATAATTTTCTAATACTTTACTTTTTACTTTATCTATATTAATTCCATAACCATCATCTGAAACTTCTATTATGATATAACCACTGGAATGATAAGCTTTAAGAGTTATGGTTCCTTCTGCTGACTTTCCAGATGCCAAACGATCTTCTTCTTTTTCTAATCCATGATCAGCAGAGTTACGCACCATATGCATTAAAGGGTCTTTAATTGCTTCTATTAATTGTTTATCTAGTTCTGTTTCCTGGCCGACCATTTCTAATTTTATTTTCTTATTTAGGTCTCTTGATAGATCTCTAACTAATCTAGGCATTTTTATCCAGGCGTTGCTAATGGGTTGCATTCTAGTTTGCATAACTATTTCTTGAAGCGATGTTGTAAGACTATTTAAATCTTTGAGAGAAGATGACAATTTATTATTACGAATGTTACGATCAAGTTGAAGCAATCGATTACGACTTAATACTAGTTCGCTAACTGTTTGCATTAATTCTTCTAGTCTTTTTACCTTAACTCTAACTGTTTGATTATCCTCATTTTCTTGGGATGAGGATGCAGGAGCAGGAAGGCTATCTACCTCTTCCTTTTTATTAGGTTCTTCGGTAGGAGTCGATTGTTTTGTTTCAATTTTGGGGTCTTCTTGTTTTTCTTTGTCAGGGGACTCTGGGGCAGCAGAGGATGATTCTTGTTCTTCTGCTGATGAAGTGTTATTTTTTCCTTTTATGCTGCTATTGATTTTGTTGATTAAATCTGAATAATCTGTTTCTGGTTCTTTCCCATTATTTTGAATATAACTAACTATATCTTTTATTGTGTCAATAGATTCAAAAATAATGGAAATATTCTCTGAGCTAATTGGAATTTTTTTGCTTCGCATTTGATCCAGAATATTTTCACCTGCATGAGCAATAGATGCAAGTTTGTCTAATCCTAGAAAACCACAGGTTCCTTTGATGGTATGCATGACCCTAAAAATTTTGCCTAAGAGTTTATCATTTTCTGGGTTGCTTTCTAGCTCTACTATTTCATTATCAAGGTTTAGTAGGCTTTCAGAAGCTTCGGATATAAAATCTGCAACTAATTCATCCATTACATACCTATTATAAATAAAAAATTATTTTATAATAAACTCCGCTGTGCTAGAGGTTTTGTTTATTGTTATTGAATATTTAGCATCATTCATAACCATATGAGTATAGTATATTTGAATATTAGCCGACGATAAATTAATATAGCTTAAATCTCCTTTAAGTAGTGAAATTGTTTCGTCACTTAGAATAAGATCTTTTCCTTTGAGTGTTATTTTTAGCTCTTCTTTAGTTGCAATAATCTCTAGGTCTCCACCATAAATCATCGCCCCCACAGCTATAATCACAATATTCATAATTAACTTGTTAAAACTACTACTAATTATGATATTGTTATCATTGGAACAAATTAATGTGACTTTTGTTTTTTCTAAGAATTCTTCAACTAGAGGAAGAGCATCACGCAAAGAGATTTCTTGATCATTTACAGGGCCATATGCTTGGCGAAAATATTTAAGACGAAGAATGGCTTCATTGCTGCTTGATTTTACAACTCCTAAGGCTTTGTCTCTAATTTCTTGATTTTCTTCTTCAAAAAATTCAAGACTATTATTTACAGCTCCTATTGGACCTGCTAAGTCATGAAACATTCTAGCACTCATTAATTCTAATAGTCTTATTTGATCTACCATTTTACATCCTCTACTATATTAGATTTATCTGTACCTTTATAAGGATACCATGTTAATGTTAACAAAAAGCTAATTTTTGTAATTAAAAATGTTTTCACAAGATAAAAAACAAATTCGTAAAACCATTATATCTCTTCGTAATAATTTACCCGAGTTAGAAAGGCAACGTTTGCAGCTTTCAATTGCTAAACAATTTAAAGAGCTTATTTTGCCTATCATCGGTGAAAAAAAACTAGTAGCTGTTTATTATCCCACAAAGTATGAATTAGATATTTTGACTGTTTTCAAAAAAACATCAATAAAATTATTACTTCCTGTGATTAATCAGTCATCAAAAGTCTTAAATTTCTATTCTTGGAAGCTTTCTGATAAAATTACTTTATCTAAATATGCTAAAGATATAAAGGAGCCGTATTTTCAATTAGATCCTATAATTCCTGATGTTGTAATTGCTCCACTTATTGCTTGTGATCTACAATGTAATAGAGTTGGTAGTGGAAAAGCTATGTATGATTATACAATTGAAAAATTAAGGCGCCAAAATCCTAAGATAATTTATATGACTGTATGTTATGATTTCCAACTTCTAGATTCTGTTCCCACTGAACCTCATGATCAAAAGTTAGATATTATTTTAACTGAATCAAGAATTATTCGTAGATAAGCATGGTAAGCATGGGAAGCTATTTTATAAAATAGCTTCGTCCATGTGCAATAATTTTATTCTTCCATAGCTGCTGATGGTTGAACGCTATTTTTTTCTTCTTCTGTTAGAAGATCTTCCATTGGATATTCTTTTAGCATATATCCACGTCCCCAAACTGTTTCAATATAGTTGGTTCCACCAGAAGCTTCTGCTAGTTTTTTTCTTAATTTACAAACAAACACATCTATAATCTTGAGTTCAGGTTCGTCGATACCACCATATAAATGATTCAAGAACATTTCTTTAGTTAGAACAGTTCCTCTTCTCATAGCAAGTAATTCTAGGATAGCGTATTCTTTGCTCGTTAGGTGAACAGGAGCTGAGTCCACTTCTACAATTCTAGTGTCTAAATTCACTGCAACTTTATCAAATCTAAGTACAGATTCGGAATGTCCTTTAGATCTTCTTACAATGGCTTGAATTCGAGCGACTAATTCTCCACGATTAAATGGTTTTGTTAAATAGTCGTCTGCTCCGAATCCTAAACCTTTGATTTTTTGATCAGCACTTGATAAACCTGACAAAATTAGCACAGGGATTTTTACTTTTGCAGAACGAAGACGTAACAATACTTCATAGCCATCTATATCTGGTAAAATTAGATCTAATATAATTAAGTCATACCAGTCATAAAGTTTACCAACTTCTAAACCTTCTTGACCTAGTCCACAGACATCACAAATGATACCTTCGGACGCAAGCGCTAGTTCAATTGAACTAGCGGTAGAATTATCATCTTCAACAAGTAATACTCGCATCTTTTGCTCCTAATAAATACAGAATTTTATATTAATTAATTGACGTTTTATATCCATATCGCTATATATAATAGATATGAATTAAAAGGCCAATTTAACTATCATAGTTTTAATATCTCATAGAATTAACACATAGCGCAACAAAAAAAACACAAGTTTTACGTTTTTTGTTAACTATTTTTTAAGACTCTTCAAAAACAACTAATTAGCAACAGTATATAAGTTATGATTTACTCTAAGTTTTGCCAAGATATTGTTACTCCCTTAAAGGAGATCCAAGTGGCTGTGGCTGTTTCTGGAGGAAGCGATTCTGTGGCTCTATGCATCTTGTTAAATAGATTTGTTAAAGAGTATGGAGGAGAGCTACATTGTTTAACTATAGATCATCAGTTAAGAAGCGATTCATTATCTGAAGCTATTAAAGTTGGAGAAATTTTAAAAAAACGGGGCGTTAACCACCAAATTATTTCATGGAAGGGAAAGAAGCCTAAGTCTAACATTCAAGAAGAAGCACGTCTTGCTAGGTATAGCTTACTTACAGAATATTGTCATAAAAATAATATTTCTTATTTGGCTACTGGCCATCAAAAAAATGACCAAGCCGAAAACTTTATTATTAGGCTTGATCACGGAAGCGGAGTTTATGGATTATCTGGTATTCCAAGGATTGGAGAATTTAATAAAATTAAAATTATTAGACCCCTCTTAAATTTTACTAAACAAGAGTTACAAGAGTTTTTAGTTTCTCAAAATATTAAATGGATTGAAGATCCTTCTAATCACAATGAGAAATTTACTAGGGTGAAAATTCGTAATATATTAAAGCAATATCCTGAATGGATCGACAAACTTGCAACAGTAAGCGATAATTTATCCAAAACTAAAGACTGTATTGAATATTTTCTTAATAAATCAATTAAAGAATTAGTGGAGGTTCACTCTGACTTTGTTTCTATAAAACAAGAAGGCTTTAATGAATTGCCCCAAGAGATTAGATTTAGAATGCTAACAAAGCTGTTGCAGGAATTTAGTTCTAATTTAAAGCCTGCAAGAGGGGAAAGATTAGAAAATTTATTAGCAAAGATTAAAACCGGCAAAGAATTTAAAGCATCCACTTTATCCGGATGTTTGATCTCTAGAAAAAAAGATAACATTATTATTACATTGGAAGAAAAATGAGCATTATTATAGAAACTGAAAGATTGTTTTTAAGAACTTGGGAAGAAAAAGATATTGAGCCCTTCTATTCTATGAATCAAGACCCTAAAGTTATTGAATACTTGGCTGGTCCTATGGATATAGAGCAAGTGGAAGACTTTATTCAAAAGATGAAAATTCAGCAACAGAAAAGAAATTATAGTTTATGGGCTGTAGAGTTAAAAAGCTCAGGTGAATTTATTGGATTTATTGGTCTTAATTATACAGATTGGGAAGCGCATTTCACTCCAGCTGTTGAAGTGGGATGGAGGCTTGATTCTAAATATTGGGGAAATGGTTACGCACCTGAAGGAGCAAAAGCCTGCTTAGATTATGGTTTTAATAAAATAGGCCTTGAAGAGATTATCTCTTTTACCGTGCCAGAAAATGCTAACTCACTGAGAGTTATGGATAAAATTGGTTTAAAAAGAGATATAAAAGATGACTTTATACACCCTAAGCTGCCGAAAGAGAGTCGACTATCACAACATGTGTTATATAGACTAAGGAAAGAACCTTACTTAAAATAATATTCTTGTCTTTATTTTTAAAATTCATATAATCTTAAATTATGGATATAAAACATGAAACTCAGTTAACTATAACTACTACAACCGGTTAGTCCGGTCATATATCTTTTCGCTCATTTTTCAATTGGTTTTTAAAAATTTCTTAAATTAAAGAGAGTCTCATGTTTCGTCAAATGCCTTTTATTTTATTAGCAATAATTTTAACAGTTATATTGCTAAATCCTCTATTGCCTTTAAGTTTGCAGCAATTTTTATATGCAATAAGTCTATCTATAAAGTCTATAATTATTATTATATTGCCTTTTATTATTTTTGCTCTGTTATTTAAAGCAGCAGTTACTTTATCTAATAAAGCCACCAAGATTATTGGGTTTATTCTAATATTAATTTGTTGCTCTAATTTTATTGCCACTTTTTTAAGTCATTATGTAGGGATGTGGATTTATAATTTTGATTTATCAATGCTTGCTCCAGAGAAATCATCCGAGCTTAATCCATTATGGTCTTTAGAATTTCCAAAGTTAATTGCTAATGATAAGGCAATGTTTGCTGGAATTATCTTAGGTTTAATTGCCACAAAGTTTGCTGAAAAGAAATCAACAAAAATAGCGAATATCTTTGATATCATTGTAAATAAAGTTTTGAATTGGATTGTTTATGCTATTCCGTTTTTTGTTGCTGGATTTGTTGTGAAATTGCAATCTGATGGAGTGGTGGGGATTATTATAAAAGACTATGGCTTAATTTTCCTCATTATTGCCTTAGCTCAGTTTAGTTATATTATATTGGCTTATTTTATTTTAAATAACTTAAAGATTAAAGCGGCTCTTAATAATATAAAAAATATGATTCCTGCTGCTATAAGTGGTTTTAGTACTATGTCTAGTGCTGCCAGTATGCCTCTTATAATTATTGGCGCAGAAAATAATGCAAAGAATAAAGATTTAGTGCGTTCGGTTATTCCCGCAAGTGTAAATATACATCTTATAGGAGATTGTTTTGCTATTCCTATTTTAGCTTTTGCCATCTTAAAAAGTTTTGGCATGAGTGATCCTTCTATGCTTAATTACCTTATCTTTACCTGTTATTTTGTTTTAGCAAAGTTTTCAGTAGCTGCAATCCCAGGTGGTGGAATTCTTGTGATG is from Rickettsiales bacterium and encodes:
- a CDS encoding shikimate kinase, whose product is MAYMDLVSLNKPIVLVGTMGAGKSTVGTRLARKLKVSFYDTDNLVQDMAGCSIDDIFKYAGEAFFRAKERQVVEELLNLTNCIISTGGEAFIDPTNRKLIKEKSVSIWLRADYDTILERVSRRNTRPTLRDGNKADLVDKLIKENYPIYEEADICVNSGNGPHMLIVDDIIKKVAALV
- a CDS encoding extracellular solute-binding protein is translated as MRNLLLLLILVPFLAVAKSGGEVNFLTWAGYISPAIIKQFEQESGIKVNLDYVDSQYALEAKIISINNDYDLTLPALAPFFMRQVQFGLFQALDHSKLKNYKYIDEKVIAFEKEANNSENYAAPFMVDTVGIGYNHKEIIEIMPNAPLDSLNMVFDPNIVKNFAKCGVEMLDSSEEIFALALIYLGLDPNSESEEDLKKAFEVLHGIRPFVNNINGTLYFNNLASGDNCLVIGYSGDIRHAKKMSEQSGNNLDIRYILPKEGSVMTLDLMAIPVSAANKENAYKFMDFLMRPEINAQIANSTGFTSPNIESYPLIHKILREDSNLYPLQHNRGESLHTLKISTSAFNRLRNRAWMKFLSDDVY
- a CDS encoding chemotaxis protein CheW — encoded protein: MVNSDLQKIVIIKLGNQEFGIPTQHIIDVLLPQKIFPIPLSPKEIKGSINVRGKIVTDLDIKLLLGINNTSKNNNLERCIILDCIKDTFSFTVDEVKEVREFSTDSLVKTPDNLGELWKKISLGIHPSLNEDDLVIILDINKLIELVSKTESDSI
- a CDS encoding chemotaxis protein CheW; its protein translation is MDELVADFISEASESLLNLDNEIVELESNPENDKLLGKIFRVMHTIKGTCGFLGLDKLASIAHAGENILDQMRSKKIPISSENISIIFESIDTIKDIVSYIQNNGKEPETDYSDLINKINSSIKGKNNTSSAEEQESSSAAPESPDKEKQEDPKIETKQSTPTEEPNKKEEVDSLPAPASSSQENEDNQTVRVKVKRLEELMQTVSELVLSRNRLLQLDRNIRNNKLSSSLKDLNSLTTSLQEIVMQTRMQPISNAWIKMPRLVRDLSRDLNKKIKLEMVGQETELDKQLIEAIKDPLMHMVRNSADHGLEKEEDRLASGKSAEGTITLKAYHSSGYIIIEVSDDGYGINIDKVKSKVLENYLATEKELEALSEQQIIQYIFKAGFSTSAAITSVSGRGVGMDVVKNNIDKIRGSVELKSVTGKGSTFIIKIPLTLAIMPVLIIDTEGQKFGIPQNNILEMILINEESEQQIEEISNHKILRLRESLLPLVTLSEILQLQKPKEKQEYYVIVCSINNINFGIIVDNIYDTEEIVLKPTSSVLKSIKLYSGITVLGNGEIIIILDLNGITEQVSLTHTEIEQNTKEEAHEDILSSFLLVKFGEEYKAIPLELVSRIEEIDMTKLEIIKGNKVIQYRDTLMYVESLDPNHQISKNKKQLVIVLDNDEHLIGLVVEKIIEIVEQNIEDKMNSSLDNISTLVLDGKTTDIIDVNSYFDKLFFTSEDSVNSENSKYKILLVEDSPYFRKLITSLLRSEGYNVSPTKNGQEALGLIKEEDLDFNLIITDFDMPNMDGLELAKQCKENSKSQNIPIISLISIVKLPKKTKEAASGIIKDFIPKSNHSELITTIDSLLTGT
- a CDS encoding histidine phosphotransferase family protein; translation: MVDQIRLLELMSARMFHDLAGPIGAVNNSLEFFEEENQEIRDKALGVVKSSSNEAILRLKYFRQAYGPVNDQEISLRDALPLVEEFLEKTKVTLICSNDNNIIISSSFNKLIMNIVIIAVGAMIYGGDLEIIATKEELKITLKGKDLILSDETISLLKGDLSYINLSSANIQIYYTHMVMNDAKYSITINKTSSTAEFIIK
- a CDS encoding 5-formyltetrahydrofolate cyclo-ligase; protein product: MFSQDKKQIRKTIISLRNNLPELERQRLQLSIAKQFKELILPIIGEKKLVAVYYPTKYELDILTVFKKTSIKLLLPVINQSSKVLNFYSWKLSDKITLSKYAKDIKEPYFQLDPIIPDVVIAPLIACDLQCNRVGSGKAMYDYTIEKLRRQNPKIIYMTVCYDFQLLDSVPTEPHDQKLDIILTESRIIRR
- a CDS encoding response regulator transcription factor, translating into MRVLLVEDDNSTASSIELALASEGIICDVCGLGQEGLEVGKLYDWYDLIILDLILPDIDGYEVLLRLRSAKVKIPVLILSGLSSADQKIKGLGFGADDYLTKPFNRGELVARIQAIVRRSKGHSESVLRFDKVAVNLDTRIVEVDSAPVHLTSKEYAILELLAMRRGTVLTKEMFLNHLYGGIDEPELKIIDVFVCKLRKKLAEASGGTNYIETVWGRGYMLKEYPMEDLLTEEEKNSVQPSAAMEE
- the tilS gene encoding tRNA lysidine(34) synthetase TilS, coding for MIYSKFCQDIVTPLKEIQVAVAVSGGSDSVALCILLNRFVKEYGGELHCLTIDHQLRSDSLSEAIKVGEILKKRGVNHQIISWKGKKPKSNIQEEARLARYSLLTEYCHKNNISYLATGHQKNDQAENFIIRLDHGSGVYGLSGIPRIGEFNKIKIIRPLLNFTKQELQEFLVSQNIKWIEDPSNHNEKFTRVKIRNILKQYPEWIDKLATVSDNLSKTKDCIEYFLNKSIKELVEVHSDFVSIKQEGFNELPQEIRFRMLTKLLQEFSSNLKPARGERLENLLAKIKTGKEFKASTLSGCLISRKKDNIIITLEEK
- a CDS encoding GNAT family N-acetyltransferase; its protein translation is MSIIIETERLFLRTWEEKDIEPFYSMNQDPKVIEYLAGPMDIEQVEDFIQKMKIQQQKRNYSLWAVELKSSGEFIGFIGLNYTDWEAHFTPAVEVGWRLDSKYWGNGYAPEGAKACLDYGFNKIGLEEIISFTVPENANSLRVMDKIGLKRDIKDDFIHPKLPKESRLSQHVLYRLRKEPYLK
- a CDS encoding dicarboxylate/amino acid:cation symporter — encoded protein: MFRQMPFILLAIILTVILLNPLLPLSLQQFLYAISLSIKSIIIIILPFIIFALLFKAAVTLSNKATKIIGFILILICCSNFIATFLSHYVGMWIYNFDLSMLAPEKSSELNPLWSLEFPKLIANDKAMFAGIILGLIATKFAEKKSTKIANIFDIIVNKVLNWIVYAIPFFVAGFVVKLQSDGVVGIIIKDYGLIFLIIALAQFSYIILAYFILNNLKIKAALNNIKNMIPAAISGFSTMSSAASMPLIIIGAENNAKNKDLVRSVIPASVNIHLIGDCFAIPILAFAILKSFGMSDPSMLNYLIFTCYFVLAKFSVAAIPGGGILVMLPILEGYLGFNSDMMSLITALYILFDPVITCANVFANGAFAKMIDKVISFGHRGKIK